From the Gammaproteobacteria bacterium genome, the window CTGCACCTGGATCTGGTGGTGCTCGGGCTGGTGTATGACATCGAGATCGAGGACGCGAACGTCCAGGTGCGCATCTCACTCACCACACCGATGTGCCCCGCCGCGCCACAGATCGTGGAGGATGCGCGCGCCGCGGTAGCGGGCGTGGAGGGCGTCGAGAACGCCGAGGTGCAACTGACCT encodes:
- a CDS encoding metal-sulfur cluster assembly factor, yielding MKISEKAVRKALRTVKDPELHLDLVVLGLVYDIEIEDANVQVRISLTTPMCPAAPQIVEDARAAVAGVEGVENAEVQLTFDPPWTPERISPLIRSSLGL